Proteins found in one Methylobacter sp. S3L5C genomic segment:
- a CDS encoding SulP family inorganic anion transporter, producing MRLIFFSGLRPLNRSGIMRDAIAGVTLAAMNIPQVLGYTRIAGTPAITGLYTALLPLLMFAIFGSSRHLVVAADSATAAIFSSGLSGMAPQASVKYMTLVCMVALITAALLLLARIFKLGFLADFLSRTVLVGFLTGVGFQIIIAMLGEISGIPVNTHKTIEQLQQVVDGLRQVNFPTLVISALVISSILGCRHFLPKLPIPLIVVMAGIGASYTYHFSDYGIAVIGPVPGGLPSLNFPAVSWDELLKLVPIALSCFVIIIAQSAATSRVFAVRHHERVDEDADILGLAAANTAAALSGAFVVNGSPTQTAMADLAGARSQMAQLVFAGIVLLVLLFFTGPLQYLPRSVLAGIVFTIAIGLIDFKSLRDIRSESPGEFNLAIITAVVVALVGLEQGILLAVTLSLLRHVQHSYRPHTMVLTPDNSGRWLPISALPGIETEPGLVVYRFGADLFYANDNRFADEVRALIEHAPTPVRWFIVDAGAMTDIDYSAARSLLDLCVDLKRYGVTLVFGRVNTYLRADMNRHGITSAIGDEFIFSTLHEAIAVRQQANT from the coding sequence ATGCGGCTGATTTTTTTCTCAGGTCTTCGACCGTTAAATCGGAGTGGCATCATGCGCGATGCCATTGCCGGTGTGACTCTGGCTGCGATGAACATTCCGCAGGTGCTGGGTTATACCCGAATCGCCGGGACGCCAGCAATAACCGGCCTCTACACGGCATTACTGCCGTTGCTTATGTTTGCCATCTTTGGCTCCTCGCGCCATCTTGTGGTTGCTGCCGATTCAGCCACTGCAGCTATTTTCTCCAGTGGACTGTCCGGCATGGCACCCCAAGCCAGCGTGAAATATATGACGTTAGTCTGTATGGTTGCGCTTATAACTGCAGCGCTGCTGTTGCTGGCCCGAATTTTCAAGCTGGGTTTTCTCGCTGATTTTCTCTCACGTACCGTATTGGTTGGTTTTCTTACCGGTGTAGGCTTCCAGATCATCATCGCCATGCTGGGAGAAATATCCGGCATACCCGTCAATACGCACAAAACGATTGAACAACTCCAACAGGTTGTCGATGGACTACGACAGGTAAATTTTCCTACACTCGTCATATCGGCGTTGGTGATAAGCAGTATCCTTGGCTGTCGCCACTTTCTGCCCAAGCTGCCTATACCCTTGATTGTAGTGATGGCAGGTATCGGTGCGAGTTATACTTACCATTTTTCCGACTACGGCATCGCCGTTATCGGACCGGTGCCTGGTGGATTACCATCGCTAAATTTTCCTGCCGTAAGCTGGGACGAATTACTTAAACTTGTCCCTATCGCCTTATCCTGTTTTGTCATCATTATTGCCCAAAGTGCAGCAACTTCGCGTGTCTTTGCAGTCCGTCATCACGAACGAGTCGATGAGGATGCTGATATTCTGGGCTTAGCGGCGGCAAATACGGCGGCGGCCTTATCCGGTGCTTTTGTGGTCAATGGCAGTCCTACCCAGACCGCAATGGCTGACCTCGCGGGTGCTCGCAGCCAAATGGCACAGCTCGTATTTGCCGGTATCGTATTGCTGGTACTGTTGTTTTTTACCGGACCGCTACAATACCTGCCCCGCAGTGTACTCGCCGGCATTGTTTTTACTATTGCTATCGGGCTTATCGATTTTAAAAGTCTGCGTGATATTCGCAGCGAGAGTCCCGGTGAATTCAATTTAGCCATTATTACGGCTGTCGTAGTGGCACTGGTCGGGCTTGAACAAGGCATCCTGCTGGCGGTAACATTGTCGCTACTCCGGCATGTTCAACACAGCTATCGTCCACATACCATGGTACTAACACCCGATAATAGCGGTCGGTGGTTACCCATTTCGGCACTACCCGGTATTGAGACAGAGCCCGGCCTGGTTGTTTATCGATTCGGTGCAGATTTGTTCTACGCCAACGACAACCGCTTCGCTGATGAAGTACGTGCATTGATAGAACATGCCCCAACCCCGGTACGCTGGTTTATCGTTGATGCCGGCGCGATGACCGATATTGATTACTCCGCCGCGCGCTCTTTGCTGGATTTGTGTGTTGATCTAAAACGCTACGGTGTCACCCTGGTTTTTGGCCGCGTCAACACTTACCTGCGAGCCGATATGAATCGCCATGGTATTACTTCCGCAATTGGCGACGAGTTTATTTTTTCGACCTTACACGAAGCTATTGCGGTAAGACAACAAGCGAATACCTAA
- a CDS encoding polyphosphate kinase 2 family protein — translation MSYSKKFMVKPGEKIHLDKIDPAYTDQHESHEKALTKIQEHVGRMDKLQYLLYADGDQSLLVVLQALDAAGKDGVIRHLFSGMNPQGTSVFGFKQPSKEEAAHDFLWRAHQRTPSKGEIVIFNRSHYEDVLVVRVHKLAKKSIWSKRYDLINDFEKMLSSNGTRILKFFLHISPEEQLERFKQRLDDPARNWKITDADYSERELWPKYIAAYEDALEKTSTQHAPWYIIPANHKWFRNLAISEIIADTLDEMGLKLPPTHVDMEAIRNKYHIAEQKQAGKGNDPLNKNSKS, via the coding sequence ATGAGCTACAGCAAAAAATTTATGGTTAAACCCGGTGAAAAAATTCACCTGGACAAAATTGATCCTGCCTACACTGACCAGCACGAATCTCACGAAAAGGCACTAACCAAGATACAGGAACACGTTGGCCGTATGGACAAGCTACAGTACCTGCTTTATGCCGATGGTGATCAGTCACTGCTGGTGGTATTGCAGGCACTTGATGCCGCCGGTAAAGATGGCGTAATACGGCATTTATTTAGTGGCATGAACCCGCAAGGAACCTCCGTATTCGGCTTTAAGCAACCGAGTAAAGAAGAAGCGGCTCATGATTTCCTCTGGAGGGCACACCAGCGCACTCCGAGCAAAGGCGAAATAGTCATTTTTAATCGTTCCCACTATGAAGATGTACTGGTTGTACGTGTGCATAAGCTGGCGAAAAAATCAATCTGGTCAAAACGCTACGACTTAATCAACGATTTTGAGAAAATGCTCTCAAGTAACGGTACCCGGATTCTGAAGTTTTTTCTGCACATCAGTCCGGAAGAACAATTGGAACGTTTCAAACAGCGCCTGGATGATCCTGCCAGAAACTGGAAAATCACCGATGCCGATTACTCTGAACGCGAATTATGGCCAAAATATATCGCAGCTTACGAAGATGCCCTGGAAAAAACCAGTACCCAACACGCACCGTGGTACATTATTCCCGCAAACCACAAATGGTTTCGTAATCTTGCCATTTCGGAAATTATTGCCGATACGCTTGACGAAATGGGATTAAAGCTGCCACCGACGCATGTGGATATGGAAGCAATTCGTAACAAGTACCATATTGCCGAGCAAAAACAGGCAGGTAAAGGGAATGACCCGCTTAACAAGAATAGTAAATCTTGA
- a CDS encoding ABC transporter ATP-binding protein: MDIIFKEYCKVVWQKKGYFFMALFALGCSITLDLSAPVYYKNIANELAAPYSEATLALLLENLKQIGFIYAGVWVSWRLLEIAIIPLDGGGINLLEKRCFDVLKKQKYVFFENSFSGSLIKQANRFSRSFETIMDWFLFQFYMNILAIVISFTIFYQQQPEFAFYFLIWVGLFISWNIVYSIWKMRFDQAVSEADSIVGGVYSDAISNIFIVKSFAMEANEQARINKASDFVYKKKKIAWLFTFISFAVQGIMTFGIELLLVYLMIQKWTTGIFQVGEFVLFQSIMLILIQRLWEFGRNFRTFFTALADASEMAEIFRQDDIEADTDYALPLIISKGAISFNKLCFTYNETNTRQTPLFKDFSLTIKAGEKIAIVGQSGSGKSTLTKLLFRFLDPQKGTVTFDGIDAKAFNLETLRQQISMVPQQPDLFHRSIRDNITLGANISEAQLIAVAQKSRCLEFINGLPDTFDTLVGERGVKLSGGERQRIAIARAFLEDAPIVVLDEATSALDSLTEKKIQVAIFELIKHKTAIVIAHRLSTILKMDRIIVLEKGRIIEQGTHQQLLAKKGKYYAMWQHQSGDFLVD, translated from the coding sequence ATGGATATAATATTTAAAGAATACTGCAAGGTTGTCTGGCAGAAAAAAGGCTATTTCTTTATGGCTTTATTCGCTCTGGGTTGCTCTATTACACTGGATTTATCAGCCCCTGTTTACTATAAAAACATTGCCAATGAACTGGCGGCGCCCTATTCCGAAGCGACGCTGGCGCTATTACTGGAAAATTTAAAACAGATTGGCTTTATTTATGCCGGTGTCTGGGTATCATGGCGATTACTTGAAATCGCTATTATTCCGCTTGATGGCGGCGGTATTAATTTATTGGAAAAACGCTGTTTTGATGTCCTTAAAAAACAAAAATATGTCTTTTTCGAGAATAGTTTTTCAGGCAGTTTAATCAAACAAGCCAATCGTTTTTCACGCTCCTTTGAAACCATTATGGACTGGTTTTTATTCCAGTTTTACATGAATATTCTGGCGATAGTCATTTCATTCACCATCTTTTACCAGCAACAGCCTGAATTCGCATTCTATTTTCTGATCTGGGTTGGGCTTTTTATCAGCTGGAATATCGTCTATTCAATCTGGAAAATGCGTTTTGATCAAGCGGTTTCAGAAGCCGATTCTATTGTTGGCGGCGTGTATTCAGATGCCATCAGCAATATTTTTATTGTCAAAAGCTTTGCCATGGAAGCCAACGAACAAGCACGTATCAACAAAGCGTCGGATTTTGTTTATAAAAAAAAGAAAATAGCCTGGCTGTTTACCTTTATCTCTTTTGCCGTACAAGGCATCATGACTTTTGGTATTGAATTACTGTTGGTTTATTTAATGATCCAAAAATGGACAACCGGTATTTTTCAGGTCGGTGAGTTTGTTTTATTTCAGTCGATTATGCTCATACTGATCCAACGTTTATGGGAGTTTGGTCGTAATTTCAGAACTTTTTTTACCGCTTTGGCTGATGCGTCCGAAATGGCCGAAATTTTCAGACAAGACGATATTGAAGCAGATACCGATTATGCGCTTCCGCTTATCATCAGCAAAGGTGCAATCAGCTTTAACAAACTTTGTTTTACCTATAATGAGACAAATACTCGCCAGACACCGCTATTTAAAGATTTCTCCTTAACGATAAAAGCCGGTGAAAAAATCGCCATAGTCGGTCAATCCGGTTCAGGTAAATCAACCTTGACCAAGCTGCTGTTTCGCTTTCTTGACCCCCAGAAAGGCACGGTAACTTTTGACGGTATTGATGCCAAAGCCTTTAATTTGGAAACTTTACGTCAACAAATATCCATGGTGCCCCAGCAACCAGATTTATTTCATCGTTCGATACGCGATAATATTACCCTGGGTGCCAACATTTCAGAAGCGCAGCTTATTGCTGTTGCCCAAAAATCCCGTTGCCTGGAGTTTATCAATGGTTTACCTGATACTTTTGATACACTGGTAGGAGAACGTGGCGTAAAGCTTTCAGGAGGTGAAAGACAACGTATTGCTATTGCCCGAGCCTTTCTTGAAGATGCACCTATCGTAGTGTTGGATGAAGCAACCAGTGCACTGGATTCACTCACAGAAAAAAAAATACAGGTCGCTATTTTTGAACTGATAAAACATAAAACGGCGATTGTGATCGCCCACCGACTATCAACTATCTTAAAGATGGATCGTATTATCGTTCTGGAAAAAGGCCGCATCATCGAACAAGGCACACATCAACAATTACTTGCCAAAAAAGGTAAATACTACGCCATGTGGCAGCATCAAAGCGGCGATTTTCTGGTTGATTAA
- the atpD gene encoding F0F1 ATP synthase subunit beta, with amino-acid sequence MNNLSTPPENRQAIGTIVEVHGPVVIIDCTQLPPLRQALCTCFDHGCYLFEVHQHLDERHVRAITLHGTAGLSRGIIIYDTGAPLQIPVSEQCLGRLLNIFGEPLDGLPALVTNEFRNIHTKPLPLSQAIGISGILETGIKVIDLLCPFVKGGKTGLFGGAGVGKTVLVMEFIHAVSAIHKGVSVFAGIGERIREAHELWREMQQAGVMQDTLMVFGQMDESPGVRFRVGLSALTYAEYLRDTLHKEVLFVVDNVFRFVQAGSEISSLLGRMPATVGYQPTLTTEVAELEDRILSTRQGAITSVQAVYVPADDMTDPAVSAILSHLDTIVILSRDQASKGIYPAVDPLRSSSKLMDKHTLGNRHYTVAQSVREHLARYHELEDIIAMLGIEELSEVDRKIVMRARKLQRYLTQPFSVLARHTKQTGVSVTLEQTLTDCEAFLAGNHDDLSEEQCYMRGSMQES; translated from the coding sequence TTGAATAATTTATCGACGCCACCAGAAAACCGGCAAGCTATCGGTACCATTGTTGAAGTTCATGGTCCGGTGGTAATTATTGATTGCACGCAGTTGCCACCATTACGTCAGGCTTTATGTACTTGCTTTGATCACGGCTGCTATCTGTTTGAGGTTCATCAACATCTTGATGAACGTCATGTCAGGGCAATTACCTTGCATGGCACGGCAGGTTTAAGTCGGGGCATCATTATTTATGATACCGGTGCACCCTTGCAGATTCCGGTATCGGAACAATGTCTGGGCCGCTTGTTAAATATCTTTGGCGAGCCGCTGGACGGGTTGCCAGCCTTGGTAACAAATGAATTTCGTAACATTCATACAAAACCGTTGCCATTATCGCAAGCCATAGGAATCAGCGGGATTTTGGAGACGGGTATTAAAGTCATCGATTTATTATGTCCTTTTGTTAAAGGCGGCAAAACCGGTTTATTCGGTGGGGCAGGGGTAGGGAAAACCGTTCTGGTTATGGAATTTATTCATGCGGTTTCTGCCATTCATAAAGGGGTTTCCGTTTTTGCCGGGATTGGCGAACGTATCCGCGAAGCCCACGAGTTGTGGCGTGAAATGCAGCAAGCGGGTGTCATGCAGGATACCCTGATGGTCTTCGGGCAAATGGATGAGTCGCCCGGGGTGCGTTTTCGGGTGGGTTTGTCGGCCTTAACTTATGCCGAATATCTGCGCGATACCTTGCATAAAGAAGTCTTGTTTGTCGTCGATAATGTCTTTCGTTTTGTTCAGGCCGGCAGCGAAATATCCAGTCTGCTGGGGCGTATGCCTGCTACGGTGGGTTATCAGCCAACACTGACGACTGAAGTTGCTGAACTGGAGGATAGAATACTGTCCACGAGGCAGGGCGCCATTACTTCGGTACAGGCCGTTTATGTACCTGCCGACGATATGACTGACCCTGCGGTTAGTGCGATATTGAGTCATTTGGATACGATCGTTATTTTGTCCAGAGATCAGGCCAGTAAAGGTATTTATCCGGCTGTCGATCCTTTGCGCTCAAGTAGTAAATTGATGGATAAGCATACGCTGGGTAATCGCCATTATACGGTAGCTCAAAGCGTCCGTGAGCATCTTGCACGTTATCATGAACTCGAAGATATTATTGCCATGTTGGGTATTGAAGAATTATCCGAGGTTGATCGTAAAATCGTGATGCGTGCCCGTAAATTACAACGTTATTTGACCCAGCCCTTTTCAGTGTTAGCCCGGCATACCAAACAAACCGGCGTGTCAGTGACGCTGGAACAAACGTTAACAGATTGTGAAGCTTTCTTGGCCGGGAACCATGATGATTTATCCGAAGAGCAATGCTATATGCGTGGCTCCATGCAGGAAAGTTAA
- a CDS encoding F0F1 ATP synthase subunit epsilon, giving the protein MHSFVLNLFDATHELRIAGVTSFVGEDASGYFGVKPNHARFMTTLVFGLARFSLGADDWQYLALPDAVIYFNNNELTISTRHFLIDTDIERISVLLEQQLITEEENLHATRESLHRMEQAIFKRMLALKRKIVWQA; this is encoded by the coding sequence ATGCACTCATTTGTATTGAATCTGTTTGATGCAACACATGAGCTGCGTATTGCCGGCGTTACTTCTTTTGTCGGTGAAGATGCCTCGGGGTATTTTGGAGTTAAGCCCAATCATGCACGGTTTATGACCACACTGGTTTTTGGCTTGGCGCGTTTTAGTTTGGGAGCAGACGATTGGCAGTATTTGGCTCTGCCCGACGCTGTTATTTATTTTAACAATAACGAGTTAACGATCAGCACACGACATTTCTTGATAGATACCGATATTGAACGGATCAGTGTTTTATTGGAACAGCAATTAATAACCGAGGAAGAAAATTTGCATGCGACGCGGGAAAGTTTGCATCGTATGGAACAGGCGATCTTTAAGCGTATGTTGGCGCTTAAACGTAAAATAGTATGGCAAGCTTAA
- a CDS encoding AtpZ/AtpI family protein — MNNQQRLKKKIESQLKRIKKAEHDRPNLLSQTVYIGTLGLVMVLPIVGGVYLGHWLDGQLEGYSTRWTLSLLFTGLVIGIFNMYFLIKDK; from the coding sequence ATGAATAATCAACAGCGTCTCAAAAAAAAGATTGAAAGTCAGCTTAAACGCATTAAAAAAGCCGAACATGACAGGCCGAATTTATTATCACAAACGGTTTATATCGGCACTTTGGGTCTGGTAATGGTGTTACCCATAGTTGGTGGAGTTTATCTGGGGCATTGGCTGGATGGTCAGCTGGAAGGTTACTCAACACGTTGGACGTTGAGTTTATTGTTTACCGGCCTGGTTATCGGGATTTTTAACATGTATTTTCTGATTAAAGACAAATAG